In a single window of the Dreissena polymorpha isolate Duluth1 chromosome 3, UMN_Dpol_1.0, whole genome shotgun sequence genome:
- the LOC127872119 gene encoding uncharacterized protein LOC127872119: protein MAYLSFIDDDEAWKLNDHSCSTTYLKKLVVVDDKVSEKQEVEPSIFVPLSVKYVKDLYKVLVGGTADEFRHFIYQMENIHDDGSKCPACYESRGYRKKSKEALQEILEPFAGVTTECLQEWIDYERVVCIRSKSTENHSLSPAEEYCLVLEELTKYRGVFATDVNKDKKRLETKLKKKGKKAGVKWDSTNVDYLRTLKTAQEKLRLQILETLQQTTAERLFLLDLMKKYARGQAVAIRLGKQQKDKRTAVVVKCGWRGSR from the exons ATGGCTTACCTTTCTTtcattgatgatgatgaggctTGGAAATTGAATGACCATTCCTGTAGCACTACTTACCTGAAAAAACTCGTGGTCGTGGATGATAAAG TATCAGAAAAGCAGGAGGTGGAGCCTTCCATTTTTGTGCCCCTCTCTGTTAAATAT GTCAAAGATTTGTACAAAGTGCTTGTAGGAGGAACAGCCGATGAATTTCGACATTTTATCTACCAAATGGAAAACATCCACGATGATGGATCCAAATGTCCAGCTTGTTATGAG AGCAGAGGATATAGAAAAAAAAGCAAGGAGGCTCTTCAAGAAATTTTGGAACCTTTTGCAG GAGTAACAACTGAATGTCTACAGGAATGGATAGATTATGAGCGGGTTGTGTGTATCCGCAGCAAATCAACTG aaaatCACTCCTTGTCACCTGCTGAAGAGTATTGTCTAGTCCTGGAGGAGCTAACAAAATACAG GGGTGTGTTTGCGACGGATGTAAACAAAGATAAGAAAAG GCTAgagacaaaactgaaaaagaaaGGGAAGAAGGCTGGTGTCAAATGGGACTCAACAAATGTTGATTACCTGCGGACACTCAAGACTGCACAAGAGAAACTAAGACTTCAGATACTGGAGACCCTTCAACAGACCACTGCAGAGAGGCTGTTTTTGTtagatttaatgaaaaagtaTGCAA GAGGACAAGCTGTAGCCATAAGATTGGGCAAGCAACAAAAAGATAAGAGAACAGCTGTCGTTGTAAAATGCGGTTGGCGGGGAAGTCGTTAA